The genomic stretch CGACAGCACGATCCTCACCGGCTGAGGTTCGACCGATGCGGCGGGCGGGAGCCCGGCCGGAGAGGCCGATGCTGACGACGCCTCCGGCGATCCGCTCGCTTCTGGACACGCAGGCAAGCGCCGCTGCGGCCGCTGCTAGGGTCGTGCGCAGTGACACGGGGTGCCCGCCTGGGCTGAGAAAAGACCCGTTGAACCTGATCTAGTTCGTACTAGCGAAGGGATGTCGCGAATGAGCATTCGCACGCCTGCCCACCCGTCCCTCCCCGCCGACGCGGCGCCCGACTCACCGCCCGACTCACCGCCCGATCCGGCGTCCGTCGGCCGCGATCTCGCCGCGCTCCGCACCGCCGAACCGCTCGTGCAATGCATCACGAACGCGGTGGTCATTGGCTTCACCGCCAACAGCCTGCTCGCCCTCGGCGCCAGCCCGGCAATGTGCGATCTGCCCGGCGAGGCGGGCGTCTTCGCGGGCCTTGCCTCCGCCGTTCTCGTCAACCTCGGCACGCCCGGAGCGGAGCAGCGCGAGGGCGCGCGGGAGGCAGTCGCCGCGGCTACCCGCGCGGGCACCCCGTGGGTGCTCGATCCCGTCGCCGTCGGCCCGCTGCCCGTGCGCACCGCTCTCGCCATCGAGCTGCTGGAGGCGCGGCCCGCGATCATCCGCGGCAACGCCTCCGAGATCCTCGCCCTGGCGGGAGCCGGTGCAGGCGGTCGCGGAGTGGACGCGGTCGACTCCGTCGAGCAGGCCCTGGACTCCGCCCGCCGTCTCGCCCGCCGCACGGGCGGGATCGTCGCCGTCTCGGGAGCGGTCGATCTCGTCACCGACGGCGAGCGCGTCGTCCGGGTCACCGGTGGCCATCCGCTGCTGACTCGGGTGACCGGCAGCGGCTGCGCACTGGGCGCGGTGATGGCCGCGTTCCTCGGCGCAGGTGTCCGCCCGCTCGACGCCGCCGTCGACGCCTGCGCCGTCTGGGGCCTCGCCGCCGAGCGCGCCGCCACGACGAGCAGTGGCCCCGGCTCCTTCGCCGTCGGCCTCCTCGACGCCCTCGCAGCCCTCCAACCCGCCGAGACCGAGTCGGGCACGCGGATCGCATGAGCATCGACCTCTCGCTCCAGCTCGTCACCGACACCGCCCAGTGCGGCGCACGCGGCGTACCCGCCGTCGTCGCGGCGGCGGTCGCGGGCGGAGTCACGACCGTCCAGATCCGCGATCACGACGCCTCGGCCGCCGAGCTCGTCGCCCTGACCCTCGCGGTCGCCGCCGTCCTCACCGAGCGCACCACCCTGCTGGTCGACGACCGTGTCGACGTGGTCCTCGCCGCCCGCTTCGCCGGTGCCCGCGTGCACGGCGTCCACCTCGGCCAGTCCGACCTGCCCGTCGTCGCCGCGCGCTCACTCCTCGGAGCCGACGCCCTGATCGGCCTCACCGCGAACACTCCCGCGCACCTCGCAGCTGTCCGCGCCCTGCCTGCCGGCACCGTCGACTACCTCGGCGTCGGTGTGATCCGGCCGACCTCGACCAAGCCCGACCACCCCGCGCCCCTCGGCGTCGACGGATTCGCGGCCCTCGCCACTGCGACACCGCTCCCCTGCGTCGCCATCGGCGGGGTCGGCGCGCAGGACGCGGCTCCGCTCCGGCGTGCCGGTGCCGCCGGGCTCGCCGTGGTCTCGGCGGTCTGCACCGCCGTCGACCCCACGGAGGCCGCCCGCAGCATCCGGGCGCAGTGGGACCGATGACCGCCGACAGCGCCGCGACCCGCGCGGCCGCAACCGCCCTCCGCGCCCGAGCCACCCCACTCACCCCGCGTATCCCGCTCCCCCCGCGCATTCCCCGCGTCCTCAGCATCGCCGGCACCGACCCGACCGGCGGCGCGGGTATCCAGGCCGACCTCAAGTCCATCGGTGCGCTCGGCGGCTACGGCATGGCCGTCGTGACGGCCCTCGTCGCGCAGAACACGCACGGCGTTCGCTCCGTCCACCTGCCGCCGGCCGCGTTCCTCCGCGAGCAGCTCGACGCGGTGAGCGACGACGTAACGATCGACGCGGTGAAGATCGGGATGCTCGCCACCGCCGAGTACGCCGGAGTCGTTACGGAGTGGCTCGACGACGTCCGCCCGCCCGTCGTGGTCGTCGATCCGGTGATGATCGCCAGCAGTGGGCACCGACTACTCGACCCCGCGGCCGAGGACGCCGTCCGCACTCTGCTCCGTCGGGCCGACCTGGTGACGCCGAACCTCCCCGAGCTGGGCGTGCTCGCCGGAGCCGCTACCGCCTCCGACTGGCCGACCGCGCTCGCGCAGGGTGCCGCCCTCGCGCGGACCCTCGACGCAGCCGTCCTCGTGAAGGGCGGCCACCTCGACGGCCCCGCCACTCCGGACGCGATCCTGACCCCTGACGGCCGGGTGCGCGAGGTACCCGGCGTGCGCGTCGCCACCGCGAACACTCACGGCACCGGCTGCTCGCTGTCCTCCGCGATGGCGACGCTCCTGGCAGGCCGCGGCGCCGGCCGCAACGCCGGCTCCGACGCGCTGGTGGAGGCGCTGACTGCGGCGAAGGAGTGGCTGACCGGCGCCCTGCGCGCCGCCGAGGCACTCGCGGTCGGCTCCGGCACCGGCCCGATCGACCACTTCCACCGCCTCCGCCCGCCGGCGTTCTGCGCGAGTGTCTGGGCGGAGACGCAGCGGCTCCGCGACGAGATCGACGCGCTGCCGTTTGTGCGTGCGCTCGGTGACGGCTCCCTCAGGCGCGAGGATGTCGAGTGGTATCTGGAGCAGGACGCGCTCTACCTCCCCGAGTTCGCGCGGCTGCTGACCGTGGCGGCGCAGCGAGCGCCGACCACCATCGAGCAGGTCTTCTGGGCCGAGGGCTCGGCAACCGCTCTCGCGACGAAGGCGCAGCTGCACCGCGACTGGCTCGTCAGGAGGCAGGCGCAGCCCGCCCCGGTCACGCGCGGCTACGTCGATCATCTGCTCGCGGTCGGCTCCCGCGGCGGCTACGGCGAGATCGTCGCCGCCCTGCTGCCCTCCTTCTGGCTCTCCGCCGATGTCGGCTCACGCCTGGCGAGCGCGGGCCGCGCGGAGCATCCCTCCGCGGACTGGCTGCTCAGCTACGCCGATCCGGTGTTCGCAGCCGCCACCGAGAGGGCGATCGCCATCACCGAGCAGGCCGCCGCGGACGCGACGCCGCGGGAACGCGCTGCGATGCGAGGAGCGTTCCTGCGCTCCAGCGTCTTCGAGCGGGACTTCTTCGCGGCTCCGCTCGACCGGGCGCCGATCCGCTGATCGCGCCCGGTCCACGCGCCGCTCAGCCGATCGCCTCGCGCAGGACGTGCATGAGGGCGTCCAGCTGCACGGTGTCGGCCGAGGTGGTCTCGGCGTCCGCGCCGTCGAGCGCGCGGGCCGCGAGGCCGGCCTTGGCGTCGATGAGTTCGGCGATCTTCGCGTCGATGGTGTGCGCCGCGATGATCCGCCAGGCGGTGACCGGCTCCTCCTGACCGATGCGGTGCACACGGTCGATGGCCTGCGTCTGCTCGGCCGAGGTCCAGGACAGCTCGGCGAGCACCACGTTCGAGGAGGCTTGCAGGTTCACGCCGACGCCCGCCGCGGTGAGCGAGCAGACGGCGACCGAGACCTCGGGGTCCTCGTTGAAGGCGTCGATCTGGGTCTGCCGGAACGCCGCGGTCTGATCGCCGCGGATGGACACCGAGGCGAGCTCGCGCTTCTCGAAGGTCTCCTCCGCCTGGTCCATCACGTCGATGTGCTTGGCGAAGAAGACCACCTTGCCCACCGAGCGGGCCAGCTGCGAGGCGTAGTCGGCGGCCAGCGCCGCCTTCGCCTGGCCGATTCGGCGGACCATCGTGAAGACGTTCTCGCCGGTCTTGGCCGACTTCGACTCCTCCAGTTCGCTCTGCGCCACAATCCGGATGAATCGCTCACGCTCGTCGTCGTCGAGCTCGTGCGTGATCGAGGCGGTGACGGCCCGGAAGCGCTGAACCATCCGCGCTCCGAGTTCACGCTCGGCCTTCTGGATGGAGCGGCCGAGATCGTCGTCGAGTTCGACGGGCAAGTCGACGATCCGCTTCGAGGGCAGATCGGCGGCGACGTCGATCTTCTTGCGCCGGACGATGCCGAGGTCGATGACCGCCTCGCGCGCCTCCGGGTAGAAGCCGGTGTCGGCGGGAGTCAGGCCCGTCTCCTCCAGGCGGCCCATGAGTTCCGGCCCCGGCTTGGTCTCGTCGATCCAGCCGAGGAAGCGCCAGATGGCGCGGAAGTCGTCGACGTCGTTAATCAGCGGAGTACCGGTGAGCGCGATCATCAGCGGGTCGTGTCCCGGAGTGGTCTCGCGGATCCTCGAGGCCAGGGCGAGCACGCTCTGCGAGCGCTGCGAGCGGAGGTTCTTGATGAAGTGCGCCTCGTCGACCACCATGCCGCGAAAGCCCAGGCTCCCGAGCCAGCCGATGTGCCGGTCGAGGATGTCGTAGTTGACGATGACCACGTCGGCGAACGCATCGAGAGTGCCACCGTCGCCGTGGATCACCGTGGCGCGGCGCTGCGGTGTCCAGTGCTCGACCTCGCGCGCCCAGTTCATCTTGACCACGTTCGGCACCACCGCGAGCAACGGATACGCGCCCACGACGGAGGCGGCGAGCAGGCTCTGCGCGGTCTTGCCCAGGCCCGGCTCGTCGGCGAGCAGGAAACTGCGGTGGCCCTCGCGGGCGCTCTCGATGAAACGCGCCTGGTGCGGCATCAGCTCGCGCCCACGCGGGGAGACGCGGTCGAGCGTCGGCGGCTCCGGGAGCTCCATGCTCGCGGCCCGTCCACCCGCGCCGTACTCGAAGGCCTTGAAGAGCGGACCGAGCAGCTCCCAGTCATCCAGCCTGCGGCGGGGCGCCGGGGCTACGGCCTCCGCGATCGAGAAGTCCGGCGGGAGGAAGGGGTTCGCCAGCTGGCGGGCGCGCACCGACGGGGGCACGACCCGGTTCACCGCCACCTCGGCCTTGGGCTCCGGCTCGGTCACGATCAGCAGCTCGTCGGGGCTCAGCTCGGCGCCCGCCTCCAGCAGCCAGTCGCGGCGCAGCTTCTGCGCGGCCGGCGTGACGCCCGCCTCCGATTCGAGCAGCGCGATCAGGCTGGTGTCACGCGCAGCCGTCTTGGCGAGGATCGTGGCGATGCCGTCGAGCCGCTTCATCTCTTCGGTGCGCTGGGCGTCGCTGAGCGAGGTGTCGACCTTGACCCGCTTGCGCTCCTCGCGCATCAGCAGTGCGATCACCAGGAACTTCGTGCGGTTGGTCGGTCCGACCTTGCCGGTCTGGGCCTTCGCCTCCACCTCGCGGACGCGGCGGGCGAGGATCGGAATGATCCCCTCGTTGTCCACGCCGCGCGAGCGCGATCGGGGTCGGCTCCCGGCGGCATTCGACGCTCGACGCGCCTGACCGGACTGACGCTGGCCGCTGCGAGCCATGCTCCTCCTCGATGTGTGACGGGGGCGCAGGAGGGGTTCCCGCGCGCTGCCGTCGCCGTGCATCCGCCGGATCGCCTCCGGGGAGACGACGGGCGTCGGTGCATCCGGTGGCTGTCAGGAACTCCGAGCAACGGGCCTGAGACCCGGTCGCAGCATCCCCGGCGTGCGGGTGCAAAGGGAGTCTACTCCTCGGCGGGCTCTCGGCGGTCCTCCGCCGCGCGGGGCGGCGCGCCTGACGTCACTCCGGGGTCGGGACGCGGATGATCAGCCCGGCCGCGACGAGGACGCCGACCGCGGCGAGGCTCAGGGACGACCAGATCGCGTCCGGGAACGCGAACGGCAGCACCGGGTTCCACAGCACGAGCACCGGGACGAGCCCGATCAGCCACAGCAACGCGCGCGCCTGGATCGCGAACCAGCCGATGACCGCCGTGAGGATAGCAACCGGGTACCGGATCACGTCGTAGGCATCGGAGCCGACGAGGGCGAGCCCGGCCAGCACCACGATCGCTGCCAGGATCCCGGGCGCCAGCGCCATCCGCGCCCGGTCCCGCGACGGGTAGCGGGCGGCGGTCGTCCTGGCCGGCTTGCGAGTGCTCACCTCTTGATCGTACGGGGGCGGGTACCCCACCCGGGTACTGGCGACGGCGCGTAGGCTGGCCGAGTGATCGAGGACCTCAAGAAGCGCTCGCTGCACCGTGCCCGGATCCTCAGTGGCCAGATGCGCGGCCTCGAGCGGATGATCGAGAACGAGGACTACTGCGTCGACATCCTCACGCAGTCCCTCGCCATTCAGAAGTCGCTCGGCTCGCTGAATAAGGTCATCGTCGAGAACCACCTCCGCACGCACATCACCGCGATGTTCGAGGAGGGCGGCGAGGCCCGCGAGGCAGCGATCGCCGAGCTCGTGACCATCTTCCAGCTCTCCTACAACCGCTCGTGAGCGCCGCGCTCGTCGCCGCCGCCCGCGAACGTCCGCTGCTGCTCGACGGGGCCTGGGCACCGAGCTCGAAGCGCAGGGTGCGGCCGTCGACTCCGCCCTGTGGAGCGCCAGGGTCCTCCTGGACGAGCCCGAGCGCATCGTCGCCGCCCACCGCGCGTTCGCGGACGCGGGCGCACGGGTGGCGGTCACCGCGAGCTACCAAGTATCGGCGAGCGGATTCGCTGCCGCGGGCCTTGCCCCCGGACTCGTCGAGCACGCGCTCCGCGAGAGCGTCGCCCTGGCCCGGCGTGCGCAGAGCGGTTGGGTCGCGGCGTCCGTCGGCCCTTACGGCGCGAGCCTCGGCGACGGCTCCGAATACCGCGGCGACGACACTCTCACGGTCGACGAGCTGACCGCCTGGCATCGCCCGCGCCTCGAGGCCCTGGCCGCGGCGAGCCCCGACCTGCTCGCGGTCGAGACGATCCCCTCCGTTCGGGAGGTACGCGCCGTCGTGGCCGCGCTCGCCGGCTCCCCCGTCCCCGCCTGGATCTGCGTCAGCGGGCGCTCGGGCCGCACCGCGGCCGGGGAGCCGCTGGCCGACGCGTTCGCGGTCGCCACCGCCTCGACGGAGGTGATCGGCGTCGGAGTGAACTGCTGCCCACCCGGCGACGTCGCCGAGGCCGTGCGCATCGCCCGCTCGGTCACCGACAAGCTGGTGGTCGTCTACCCCAATAGCGGTGAGGAGTGGGACGCCGTCGATCGCCGCTGGACGGGCGACGCGGCCTTCGATCCCGCACTCGTCGCCTCCTGGCGTGCGGACGGGGCCGACCTGATCGGCGGCTGCTGCCGCATCGGTCCGGCCGCGATCGCCGCTCTGGGCCGCAGCCTAGAGTGCTCGTCAGCGTCCTCGCCGCCCGCGGTCCCCTGACACAGGTCGACGCGAGCGGGGCGTCCTGCCTAGGGACGCATCAAAAGCCGGGCAGCCGTGGTCGCGGTGATCTCACTCCGCCGAGCACCGGTGAGCCCCGCCTCCGCGAACCAGCGCTGCGCTAGGGCCCGCCACTGGCCCACTGTCGGTGATGTCGGCTGCCCGAAGTCCGACGAGTAGAGCAGAGGGCTCACCTCGCGAAGCACCGAGAGGTGCTCGTCGGTACTGATCCGGCCGAGCAGGTGGGTCAGCTCCGTGTGCTCGAAGGAGACGTCGAACTCCTCGGTCAGCTCCCGCACGAGCGGGCCTGCGTTCACTAGAGGGTGGAAGGCGTGGGTCACGAGGACCCGGCCAGCAGCACCCCGAGCTGCGACGGGGCCGAGCAGTGCCGATATCCGCTCGGCGGGCAGGTGCCCCGTGGCGATGACCGCATCGCAGGACCAGGCCATCTCGATGACCTCCGTCAGCGCGCTGACCACTCGTCTGCAGCTCAGATGATCGAGGAGAGCCGCGATGTCGCGCGTCGGAAGCGAGACGATCGGCCGCGGGCGGAACCGCTCACGCCTGAGCAACCGCTCGAGCGAGTGGGCATCGACAAGATCCGCCCACTGGAGGACAGCGACTCCTCCGACCAGGACCCCGTTCGACCGCCACAACCGTGTGGAGGACAGGGTCTCCCCGGCGTGGCGCTTGATCCAGACGACGCCGTTCACCCGGTCGTACTCCCTGATGGCTTCCGCGACCGAGGTCCTGCGCCGCGCCGCATCCGTCCCGGCATGAAAGTGCGAGTCGATGAAGTCGATCGGCCGGGGGTCAGCCACTGGCGCGGTCCCACGGCGTGGCATAGCCGAAGGATCTCCGCGCGGCGGCGAGCGGACTCCCTCCTCGAACGGCCACCGCGATCCGGCGTTCGGTCTCCTCGACCGACTCGGCCATCGCCAGAACTATCGCCACCCGGTCGGAGCGCACCACGATCGCGCCGTTGTCATCGGCGACCACCCAGTCCCCCGGAGTCACGGTGATCCCGTCGATGACGACGGGAATCTGCACCGCCTCGAGCCGGAGCCGATTTTTCGCACTGACCATCGCGACTCCCGCGCTGAAAAGCGGGTACTTCATCTCTCGAACGCCGGCCACGTCTCGGGCGAAGCCCGACACGATCGTTCCTGCGATTCCTCGTGCTTGAGCGGTCACGGTCAAAAGGTCTCCCCAGGTCGTGCACGCGAGTCCGGTCGGATTGACGGACACGATGATCGACCCCGGAGGGACATCGTCCACGTACTCCGCAGCACTGTGGAATCCCTGCCTCTGTGTCTCGAGAGGTGCGTACTGAACGGTGAAGGCCGGCCCTGCCGCGTAGGCTCCGGGCGATCGAGGGATGATGCTCCGCAGCCAAGTGCTCGGCTCTGCCAGCCCGTCCAGCGCATCGGAGACACTCGCCGTATCGAGACGCGATCCGCGTCGACTCCGCCGGCTCACGCCTCGTCCTCCCGATCGACCTTCGCGAACACCTCTCGCGCGACCTCCGTGGTGGAAGCACTCCCGCCGAGGTCGTCGCTGACAAAGCGTCCCTCCCGCAGCACGTCGCCGACCGCCCGCCTGAGCCTTCTCGCCTTCGCCGTGTCGCCGAGATGGTCGAGCATCGCCGCGATCGTCAAGAACATCGCCATCGGATTCGCTCGGCCGGTGCCGACAAGACGCGGTGCGCTGCCGTGGACGGGCTCGAAGTAGGCGTGTTCCGTTCCGACATTGCTGCTCGAGGCCAAGCCCAGGCCACCCATCACGCCGGCACCGACGTCGGAAAGGATGTCCCCGAACATGTTCTCTGCCACCAGAACATCGAAACGCGAGGGTCTGGTCACGATCCACATCGCCGCCGCGTCGACATTGATGATCTCGCTCTCGACAGCGGGGAAATCGGCTGCAACGGATTCGAGGACCTCCCTCACAAGGCGAGAACTCTGCCGAAGGACATTCGGCTTATCGGCCACGGAAACGAATCCCCGTCGCGATGACGCCAGTGCAAAGGCAGCGCGCAGGAGGGACTCAAGCCCACTCCTGGTCTGCAGCCGCACCGTCGCGGATGTCCCCGACGGTCCGGACAAGGCCGCGTTGGGATGAGAGGCGACCACCGACCAGAGAGGCTCGGTCAGCGGGAACTCGTCGTAGCCGGCGTAGAGGCCCTCCG from Rathayibacter rathayi encodes the following:
- a CDS encoding DUF6282 family protein — its product is MADPRPIDFIDSHFHAGTDAARRRTSVAEAIREYDRVNGVVWIKRHAGETLSSTRLWRSNGVLVGGVAVLQWADLVDAHSLERLLRRERFRPRPIVSLPTRDIAALLDHLSCRRVVSALTEVIEMAWSCDAVIATGHLPAERISALLGPVAARGAAGRVLVTHAFHPLVNAGPLVRELTEEFDVSFEHTELTHLLGRISTDEHLSVLREVSPLLYSSDFGQPTSPTVGQWRALAQRWFAEAGLTGARRSEITATTAARLLMRP
- a CDS encoding DEAD/DEAH box helicase translates to MARSGQRQSGQARRASNAAGSRPRSRSRGVDNEGIIPILARRVREVEAKAQTGKVGPTNRTKFLVIALLMREERKRVKVDTSLSDAQRTEEMKRLDGIATILAKTAARDTSLIALLESEAGVTPAAQKLRRDWLLEAGAELSPDELLIVTEPEPKAEVAVNRVVPPSVRARQLANPFLPPDFSIAEAVAPAPRRRLDDWELLGPLFKAFEYGAGGRAASMELPEPPTLDRVSPRGRELMPHQARFIESAREGHRSFLLADEPGLGKTAQSLLAASVVGAYPLLAVVPNVVKMNWAREVEHWTPQRRATVIHGDGGTLDAFADVVIVNYDILDRHIGWLGSLGFRGMVVDEAHFIKNLRSQRSQSVLALASRIRETTPGHDPLMIALTGTPLINDVDDFRAIWRFLGWIDETKPGPELMGRLEETGLTPADTGFYPEAREAVIDLGIVRRKKIDVAADLPSKRIVDLPVELDDDLGRSIQKAERELGARMVQRFRAVTASITHELDDDERERFIRIVAQSELEESKSAKTGENVFTMVRRIGQAKAALAADYASQLARSVGKVVFFAKHIDVMDQAEETFEKRELASVSIRGDQTAAFRQTQIDAFNEDPEVSVAVCSLTAAGVGVNLQASSNVVLAELSWTSAEQTQAIDRVHRIGQEEPVTAWRIIAAHTIDAKIAELIDAKAGLAARALDGADAETTSADTVQLDALMHVLREAIG
- a CDS encoding RraA family protein → MSRRSRRGSRLDTASVSDALDGLAEPSTWLRSIIPRSPGAYAAGPAFTVQYAPLETQRQGFHSAAEYVDDVPPGSIIVSVNPTGLACTTWGDLLTVTAQARGIAGTIVSGFARDVAGVREMKYPLFSAGVAMVSAKNRLRLEAVQIPVVIDGITVTPGDWVVADDNGAIVVRSDRVAIVLAMAESVEETERRIAVAVRGGSPLAAARRSFGYATPWDRASG
- the thiE gene encoding thiamine phosphate synthase, translating into MSIDLSLQLVTDTAQCGARGVPAVVAAAVAGGVTTVQIRDHDASAAELVALTLAVAAVLTERTTLLVDDRVDVVLAARFAGARVHGVHLGQSDLPVVAARSLLGADALIGLTANTPAHLAAVRALPAGTVDYLGVGVIRPTSTKPDHPAPLGVDGFAALATATPLPCVAIGGVGAQDAAPLRRAGAAGLAVVSAVCTAVDPTEAARSIRAQWDR
- the thiD gene encoding bifunctional hydroxymethylpyrimidine kinase/phosphomethylpyrimidine kinase — protein: MTADSAATRAAATALRARATPLTPRIPLPPRIPRVLSIAGTDPTGGAGIQADLKSIGALGGYGMAVVTALVAQNTHGVRSVHLPPAAFLREQLDAVSDDVTIDAVKIGMLATAEYAGVVTEWLDDVRPPVVVVDPVMIASSGHRLLDPAAEDAVRTLLRRADLVTPNLPELGVLAGAATASDWPTALAQGAALARTLDAAVLVKGGHLDGPATPDAILTPDGRVREVPGVRVATANTHGTGCSLSSAMATLLAGRGAGRNAGSDALVEALTAAKEWLTGALRAAEALAVGSGTGPIDHFHRLRPPAFCASVWAETQRLRDEIDALPFVRALGDGSLRREDVEWYLEQDALYLPEFARLLTVAAQRAPTTIEQVFWAEGSATALATKAQLHRDWLVRRQAQPAPVTRGYVDHLLAVGSRGGYGEIVAALLPSFWLSADVGSRLASAGRAEHPSADWLLSYADPVFAAATERAIAITEQAAADATPRERAAMRGAFLRSSVFERDFFAAPLDRAPIR
- a CDS encoding metal-sensitive transcriptional regulator → MIEDLKKRSLHRARILSGQMRGLERMIENEDYCVDILTQSLAIQKSLGSLNKVIVENHLRTHITAMFEEGGEAREAAIAELVTIFQLSYNRS
- a CDS encoding isocitrate/isopropylmalate dehydrogenase family protein — protein: MRGARTTIAVLPGDGIGREVMSAAAPVLERLCPSFELVAGEIGWECWREEGDPIPARTWELVRASDATLLGAVTSKPAREAAAELSPGLDPASCVYVSPVVQLRQQLGLTVNVRPILDLRGGAFDFVVVRENTEGLYAGYDEFPLTEPLWSVVASHPNAALSGPSGTSATVRLQTRSGLESLLRAAFALASSRRGFVSVADKPNVLRQSSRLVREVLESVAADFPAVESEIINVDAAAMWIVTRPSRFDVLVAENMFGDILSDVGAGVMGGLGLASSSNVGTEHAYFEPVHGSAPRLVGTGRANPMAMFLTIAAMLDHLGDTAKARRLRRAVGDVLREGRFVSDDLGGSASTTEVAREVFAKVDREDEA
- the mmuM gene encoding homocysteine S-methyltransferase; protein product: MWSARVLLDEPERIVAAHRAFADAGARVAVTASYQVSASGFAAAGLAPGLVEHALRESVALARRAQSGWVAASVGPYGASLGDGSEYRGDDTLTVDELTAWHRPRLEALAAASPDLLAVETIPSVREVRAVVAALAGSPVPAWICVSGRSGRTAAGEPLADAFAVATASTEVIGVGVNCCPPGDVAEAVRIARSVTDKLVVVYPNSGEEWDAVDRRWTGDAAFDPALVASWRADGADLIGGCCRIGPAAIAALGRSLECSSASSPPAVP
- a CDS encoding DUF6804 family protein, which encodes MSTRKPARTTAARYPSRDRARMALAPGILAAIVVLAGLALVGSDAYDVIRYPVAILTAVIGWFAIQARALLWLIGLVPVLVLWNPVLPFAFPDAIWSSLSLAAVGVLVAAGLIIRVPTPE
- the thiM gene encoding hydroxyethylthiazole kinase; translation: MSIRTPAHPSLPADAAPDSPPDSPPDPASVGRDLAALRTAEPLVQCITNAVVIGFTANSLLALGASPAMCDLPGEAGVFAGLASAVLVNLGTPGAEQREGAREAVAAATRAGTPWVLDPVAVGPLPVRTALAIELLEARPAIIRGNASEILALAGAGAGGRGVDAVDSVEQALDSARRLARRTGGIVAVSGAVDLVTDGERVVRVTGGHPLLTRVTGSGCALGAVMAAFLGAGVRPLDAAVDACAVWGLAAERAATTSSGPGSFAVGLLDALAALQPAETESGTRIA